In Myxococcus stipitatus, the following are encoded in one genomic region:
- a CDS encoding fibronectin type III domain-containing protein, with amino-acid sequence MRPLSSFQAALLTSPTGYSTHPRVWVRDARGFWLKLNSLFDSDWVLGVRISEKLDAPVAEAEVTLARSGPGGTRMSLSPLVVQSLINTTGGAFAPLLAEAAYFRVELGLAAPGQVPKEEDYFEVFRGRIDEVDPGAEELKVVGRDLAGLLQDTFIEVEREYGDDSAGVPVQHIIQAICSDNGLSSFGLYVPVDPLSQRGKYKQKVEPVLDAVRTLAQRIGWDCRMKWRPSAGAYALTLYAPDRLQTAEEWAYGPDEYGEPDSVTRQLTDIRTDVEVVYSDRADLDASGVPRRKRVTASNPTVRAQVGRRWMQLVEEDTSNIDSQAEAQRLADAAVADLSVSPLTVGLTVDPHPGMELGDLVRVVPDGIRLDTAQLLAVQEIEHSCSTDGVARMKLVLRGQPSTSVREWLERDARPGIAPSAPFTGPAAPQGVRAMPIVNGFTVTWTPAPSGPRWEEYELHVSRDAGFTPSRDTFKERGKRTSFQVSDLKPGVTYFCRVVGRDVKGNVGAPSEAVSVTSAYVTPGAMLPGVAFGESPPNPDFEAWSVESSPPDAWVMGEGLWGGHAQVTEDAFTGKRAVRLMANYTRLDSQAMIARPGDRYSVDALVKSTQSGSSLTIQLVWLGGAFNEVSVSTISDFLSPGEWRSVRGIQTAPSGTRYVQVRLRVPYVPGTPWVHVDSVRLERVGGIVERWAAIRSEQITDLENGWSAWNTAHFPLGYYKNSDNEVSMRGLVRPGTVGYVTLFQFPVGYRPSSARIFPMPATNGIAQGHVDPDGRVQVYSVPEGALWVSLDGVRFRAEL; translated from the coding sequence ATGCGTCCGTTGTCTTCGTTTCAGGCGGCCCTCCTCACCAGTCCCACCGGTTACTCGACGCACCCGCGCGTCTGGGTGAGGGACGCGAGAGGATTCTGGCTCAAGCTCAATTCCCTCTTTGACTCCGACTGGGTGCTGGGGGTGCGCATCAGCGAGAAGCTGGACGCCCCCGTGGCCGAGGCCGAGGTGACGCTGGCGCGCAGTGGCCCCGGTGGGACGCGTATGTCCCTCTCGCCGTTGGTGGTGCAGTCGCTCATCAACACCACGGGAGGCGCATTCGCCCCGTTGCTGGCCGAGGCGGCCTACTTCCGCGTCGAGCTGGGGCTGGCGGCGCCGGGCCAGGTGCCCAAGGAGGAGGACTACTTCGAGGTCTTCCGTGGCCGCATTGACGAGGTGGACCCGGGGGCCGAGGAGCTGAAGGTGGTGGGGCGTGACTTGGCCGGGCTCCTCCAGGACACCTTCATCGAGGTGGAGCGCGAGTATGGAGACGACTCCGCGGGCGTTCCGGTGCAGCACATCATCCAGGCCATCTGTAGCGACAACGGCCTGTCCAGCTTCGGCCTCTACGTGCCGGTGGACCCGCTCTCCCAACGGGGCAAGTACAAGCAGAAGGTGGAGCCGGTGCTGGACGCGGTGCGTACCCTCGCCCAGCGAATCGGTTGGGACTGCCGGATGAAGTGGCGGCCCAGTGCCGGGGCGTATGCGCTGACGCTCTATGCGCCGGACCGGCTGCAAACTGCCGAGGAGTGGGCCTATGGCCCGGACGAGTACGGCGAGCCCGACTCCGTGACACGCCAGCTCACGGACATTCGCACGGACGTCGAGGTCGTCTATTCCGACAGGGCGGACCTGGATGCCTCCGGCGTGCCCAGGCGCAAGCGCGTCACGGCGAGCAACCCCACGGTGCGGGCGCAGGTGGGGCGGCGGTGGATGCAGCTCGTGGAGGAGGACACCAGCAACATTGACAGCCAGGCGGAGGCCCAGCGGCTCGCGGACGCGGCGGTGGCGGACCTCTCCGTTTCGCCCCTCACGGTGGGGCTGACGGTGGACCCGCACCCGGGCATGGAGCTTGGAGACCTGGTGCGGGTGGTGCCGGACGGCATCCGCCTGGACACGGCGCAGCTCCTCGCCGTCCAGGAGATTGAGCACTCGTGCTCCACGGATGGCGTGGCGCGCATGAAACTGGTGCTGCGCGGGCAGCCCTCGACGTCAGTGCGTGAGTGGCTGGAGCGCGACGCGCGGCCCGGCATCGCTCCGAGCGCGCCATTCACGGGGCCTGCCGCGCCCCAGGGTGTGAGAGCCATGCCCATCGTCAACGGCTTCACCGTGACGTGGACACCCGCGCCGTCCGGCCCTCGCTGGGAGGAGTATGAGCTGCATGTCTCCCGGGATGCAGGCTTCACGCCCTCGCGAGACACCTTCAAGGAAAGAGGGAAGCGGACTTCGTTTCAGGTGTCCGACTTGAAGCCGGGCGTGACGTACTTCTGCCGAGTGGTGGGGCGGGACGTGAAGGGCAACGTGGGGGCGCCCTCCGAGGCGGTGTCCGTCACCTCGGCCTACGTGACGCCCGGCGCGATGTTGCCGGGAGTGGCCTTCGGAGAGTCTCCACCCAACCCGGACTTCGAGGCGTGGAGCGTGGAGTCCTCGCCGCCGGACGCGTGGGTGATGGGCGAAGGGCTGTGGGGAGGACATGCCCAGGTGACGGAGGACGCCTTCACCGGGAAGCGCGCGGTGCGTTTGATGGCGAACTACACTCGCCTCGACTCGCAAGCGATGATTGCCCGTCCCGGGGACAGGTACAGCGTGGACGCGTTGGTGAAGTCGACGCAGTCTGGGTCGAGCCTGACCATCCAACTCGTCTGGCTGGGCGGCGCCTTCAACGAGGTGTCTGTCTCCACCATCAGCGACTTCTTGTCCCCTGGTGAGTGGCGCTCTGTCAGGGGCATCCAGACGGCTCCAAGTGGGACGCGCTACGTGCAGGTGCGCCTCCGCGTGCCCTACGTGCCCGGGACTCCATGGGTCCACGTCGATTCAGTGCGCCTGGAGCGAGTTGGGGGCATCGTCGAGCGGTGGGCGGCGATTCGCTCGGAGCAAATCACCGACCTTGAGAACGGCTGGAGCGCGTGGAACACGGCTCACTTCCCGCTGGGGTACTACAAGAACAGCGACAACGAGGTGTCCATGCGTGGCCTGGTGCGCCCGGGGACGGTGGGCTACGTGACGCTCTTTCAATTCCCGGTGGGCTACCGGCCCAGTAGCGCGCGCATCTTCCCGATGCCCGCCACGAATGGCATTGCCCAGGGGCACGTCGACCCGGATGGACGCGTGCAAGTGTACTCCGTGCCGGAAGGCGCCTTGTGGGTGAGCCTGGACGGCGTGCGGTTCCGCGCCGAGCTGTAG